A genomic region of Manihot esculenta cultivar AM560-2 chromosome 15, M.esculenta_v8, whole genome shotgun sequence contains the following coding sequences:
- the LOC110602705 gene encoding protochlorophyllide-dependent translocon component 52, chloroplastic isoform X1: protein METIRTSSIPSFHIPTSLDTTQFTKPRFLNFQFNKLSTSSFSRIQGNVSNFKLFTTISSPSSVSTESFEPPEPEFEAATNGDKFDWYSQWYPLMPVCDLDKRVPHAKKVMGLDVVVWWDRNENAWKVFDDTCPHRLAPLSEGRIDQWGRLQCVYHGWCFNGSGDCKLIPQAPVDGPPVHTFKKACVAVYPSTVHHDIVWFWPNPDPQYKDIITKKKPPSIPELDDPSFTKLMGNRDIPYGYDVLVENLMDPAHVPYAHYGIMRTRKPQVKVDREGGIPVDLSVKKLDKDGYIGNMAWGSSKFIAPCIFYAYTEPVEDQGNGTASSPQSKKQLSTHRRMALIFICIPVSPGNSRLIWVFPRNFGVWIDKIVPRWMFHVGQNLILDSDLYLLHVEERKIMDVGPANWQKACFVPTKSDALVVGFRRWLNKYAGGQVDWRGKYSGALPPTPPREQLMDRYWSHVVNCRSCNSAHKGLSALEVILPVISLVSIGIVAAAKQGVISAAARTTLVTLAVVCFAASRWLSHFIYKTFHYHDYNHALR from the exons ATGGAGACTATTAGAACCTCCTCTATTCCGTCATTTCACATCCCAACTTCACTAGACACAACCCAATTTACCAAACCCAGGTTCTTGAATTTTCAGTTTAATAAGTTATCAACTTCATCTTTCTCAAGAATTCAGGGAAACGTATCAAACTTCAAGCTTTTCACCACTATATCATCTCCATCCTCTGTTTCAACAGAATCCTTTGAACCACCTGAGCCAGAGTTTGAAGCTGCTACCAATGGAGATAAATTTGACTGGTATTCTCAGTGGTATCCACTTATGCCAGTTTGTGATCTGGACAAAAGGGTGCCACATGCAAAGAAGGTCATGGGTCTTGATGTCGTGGTTTGGTGGGATAGGAATGAGAATGCCTGGAAGGTATTTGATGATACTTGTCCTCATAGATTGGCCCCTTTATCTGAGGGAAGGATTGATCAGTGGGGGAGGTTGCAGTGTGTTTACCATGGTTGGTGCTTCAATGGTTCTGGAGACTGCAAGCTCATCCCTCAAGCACCTGTAGATGGCCCTCCT GTTCACACATTCAAGAAAGCATGTGTAGCAGTTTATCCGAGTACAGTGCATCATGATATTGTGTGGTTTTGGCCTAACCCTGATCCTCAATACAAAGATATTATTACGAAGAAAAAACCTCCATCTATCCCAGAATTGGATGATCCATCATTTACAAAATTAATGGGAAATAGAGATATTCCTTATGG GTATGATGTCTTGGTTGAAAATCTTATGGATCCTGCTCATGTCCCCTATGCACATTATGGAATAATGAGAACAAGAAAACCCCAAG TGAAGGTGGACAGAGAAGGAGGGATACCCGTTGATTTGAGTGTCAAGAAACTAGACAAAGATGGTTACATTGGAAATATGGCTTGGGGCAGTAGCAAATTTATAGCACCATGCATATTTTATGCTTATACTGAACCTGTGGAAGATCAAGGTAATGGAACTGCATCTTCACCTCAATCCAAAAAG CAACTGTCAACGCATCGGAGGAtggctttaatttttatttgcatCCCAGTTAGTCCTGGCAATAGCAGATTGATATGGGTCTTTCCAAGAAACTTTGGAGTTTGGATTGATAAAATCGTCCCACGATGGATGTTCCATGTGGGACAAAACCTGATTCTGGATTCAGATTTGTATCTTCTTCATGTGGAG GAGCGTAAGATCATGGATGTTGGCCCTGCGAATTGGCAAAAGGCTTGTTTTGTGCCGACAAAGTCAGATGCCCTTGTGGTTGGTTTCAGAAGATGGTTGAACAAGTATGCTGGTGGTCAAGTTGATTGGAGAGGAAAGTATAGTGGGGCTCTTCCACCAACTCCTCCTAGAGAACAGCTGATGGACAG GTATTGGTCACATGTCGTAAACTGTCGCAGCTGCAATTCTGCACATAAAGGTCTGAGTGCTCTTGAGGTCATTCTGCCAGTAATTTCTCTAGTTTCAATCGGTATTGTTGCTGCAGCCAAACAAGGTGTCATCTCAGC
- the LOC110602705 gene encoding protochlorophyllide-dependent translocon component 52, chloroplastic isoform X2: METIRTSSIPSFHIPTSLDTTQFTKPRFLNFQFNKLSTSSFSRIQGNVSNFKLFTTISSPSSVSTESFEPPEPEFEAATNGDKFDWYSQWYPLMPVCDLDKRVPHAKKVMGLDVVVWWDRNENAWKVFDDTCPHRLAPLSEGRIDQWGRLQCVYHGWCFNGSGDCKLIPQAPVDGPPVHTFKKACVAVYPSTVHHDIVWFWPNPDPQYKDIITKKKPPSIPELDDPSFTKLMGNRDIPYGYDVLVENLMDPAHVPYAHYGIMRTRKPQVKVDREGGIPVDLSVKKLDKDGYIGNMAWGSSKFIAPCIFYAYTEPVEDQGNGTASSPQSKKERKIMDVGPANWQKACFVPTKSDALVVGFRRWLNKYAGGQVDWRGKYSGALPPTPPREQLMDRYWSHVVNCRSCNSAHKGLSALEVILPVISLVSIGIVAAAKQGVISAAARTTLVTLAVVCFAASRWLSHFIYKTFHYHDYNHALR; the protein is encoded by the exons ATGGAGACTATTAGAACCTCCTCTATTCCGTCATTTCACATCCCAACTTCACTAGACACAACCCAATTTACCAAACCCAGGTTCTTGAATTTTCAGTTTAATAAGTTATCAACTTCATCTTTCTCAAGAATTCAGGGAAACGTATCAAACTTCAAGCTTTTCACCACTATATCATCTCCATCCTCTGTTTCAACAGAATCCTTTGAACCACCTGAGCCAGAGTTTGAAGCTGCTACCAATGGAGATAAATTTGACTGGTATTCTCAGTGGTATCCACTTATGCCAGTTTGTGATCTGGACAAAAGGGTGCCACATGCAAAGAAGGTCATGGGTCTTGATGTCGTGGTTTGGTGGGATAGGAATGAGAATGCCTGGAAGGTATTTGATGATACTTGTCCTCATAGATTGGCCCCTTTATCTGAGGGAAGGATTGATCAGTGGGGGAGGTTGCAGTGTGTTTACCATGGTTGGTGCTTCAATGGTTCTGGAGACTGCAAGCTCATCCCTCAAGCACCTGTAGATGGCCCTCCT GTTCACACATTCAAGAAAGCATGTGTAGCAGTTTATCCGAGTACAGTGCATCATGATATTGTGTGGTTTTGGCCTAACCCTGATCCTCAATACAAAGATATTATTACGAAGAAAAAACCTCCATCTATCCCAGAATTGGATGATCCATCATTTACAAAATTAATGGGAAATAGAGATATTCCTTATGG GTATGATGTCTTGGTTGAAAATCTTATGGATCCTGCTCATGTCCCCTATGCACATTATGGAATAATGAGAACAAGAAAACCCCAAG TGAAGGTGGACAGAGAAGGAGGGATACCCGTTGATTTGAGTGTCAAGAAACTAGACAAAGATGGTTACATTGGAAATATGGCTTGGGGCAGTAGCAAATTTATAGCACCATGCATATTTTATGCTTATACTGAACCTGTGGAAGATCAAGGTAATGGAACTGCATCTTCACCTCAATCCAAAAAG GAGCGTAAGATCATGGATGTTGGCCCTGCGAATTGGCAAAAGGCTTGTTTTGTGCCGACAAAGTCAGATGCCCTTGTGGTTGGTTTCAGAAGATGGTTGAACAAGTATGCTGGTGGTCAAGTTGATTGGAGAGGAAAGTATAGTGGGGCTCTTCCACCAACTCCTCCTAGAGAACAGCTGATGGACAG GTATTGGTCACATGTCGTAAACTGTCGCAGCTGCAATTCTGCACATAAAGGTCTGAGTGCTCTTGAGGTCATTCTGCCAGTAATTTCTCTAGTTTCAATCGGTATTGTTGCTGCAGCCAAACAAGGTGTCATCTCAGC